In a single window of the Nicotiana tomentosiformis chromosome 8, ASM39032v3, whole genome shotgun sequence genome:
- the LOC138898016 gene encoding uncharacterized protein, whose product MEARVRRFVKGLSPLVINEATITALNSNMNYGKMVAFAQGTEDRKLKNRRKRKGSSKARTAGNLGGSSGGSGGSSTFRGGSSGPSQSFTQCGMRGHIQRVAACPARSWAKVQHSQLVFAATISATHLPARSTPTLAGRGTARGGGQSLGGPNGFYAMWRHRDSEASPDVITSILTVQSHDVYALIDPGSTLLYVTPYGAMEFGIESEQLHEAFFVSTPVGESIVAALFYGDFVVTDH is encoded by the exons atggaggctagagtgcgccggtttgtaaagggccttagccccttggttattaatgaggccactATAACTGCCTTAAATTctaatatgaactatggaaaaatggtggcatttgctcaaggtACAGAGGACCGTAAACTGAAAAATAGAAGGAAGCGTAAAGGTAGTAGTAAGGCTCGGACTGCGGGCAACTtgggtggttcttccggtggtagtggtggtagttcgacatttaggggagggtcatcagggccatctcaGTCATTCACTCA GTGCGgtatgaggggtcatattcagagggttGCCGCTTGTCCCGCCAGATCATGGGCAAAGGTGCAACACAGCCAGCTAGTTTTTGCAGCTACTATATCCGCAACACATCTTCCAGCTCGAAGCACCCCAACACTCGCAGGGCGTggtacagctaggggtggtggACAAAGTTTGGGAGGACCCAACGGATTTTATGCTATGTGGAGGCATcgggattcagaggcttctccagatgttatcacaagtatattgactgtccaatcccatgatgtatatgctcttattgatcctggttcGACTTTAttatatgtcactccttatggtgctatggaatttgggatagaatcggaacaacttcatgaggcgttctttgtatctactccggttggcgagtctattgtggcgGCGCTATTTTATGGGGATTTTGTGGttacg Gaccattag